Proteins from a single region of Pungitius pungitius chromosome 4, fPunPun2.1, whole genome shotgun sequence:
- the pla2r1 gene encoding secretory phospholipase A2 receptor isoform X1: MFVQLFRFVDSVALVATVCAAALLARSCVCVGEEDDEVLEKKELAEFYGKGMFILESEPLRRCITVDRSNLVLEDCERPTRRMLWKWVSRHRLFNVGTSTCLGLNISDTTQPLGTFECDTALPVLWWRCSGNGLYGASQWKVSVAGRLVVVKKNSYHEWKRYNTPREGPCSYPYEDIHTLLGNAQGMPCSLPFKYNNKWYSECTTEGREDHLPWCATTTRYDEAERWGFCPVQDSSCDHFWESNQELRACYQFNLNTILTWGQALLSCQAQGGNLLSVTSLAEQRYIKDRLSSVGAMVWIGLNHLKDGRGWQWSDGAPLSLVALLTALPASPLQDNRQCGVYNYEGIWQSMSCESARPYICKKTPNDTRRAEPLESWQYVHTECADGWWPHNGVCYRLLSETAAGTWGEAAFACRSQGANLTSVHSLSEVEMLLKLLTNLSGESREVWIGLWKQPLSPTVEWLDGSPVTLTFWHQYHPPHNLTDATHCVKADKKEGNWLFAPCDERLPAVCRRESQKQAHQPAAVDEECPEGWKRHGHSCYTVTSHEQSYEDARKGYYCTAPLLTVENRFEQAFVNSLLSESCTNSSRYYWIGLMDVEKRGEYIWLLPNSSSQSLTFTNWNKHQPVSSGGCVAMSGRSALGRWEVKDCKSHRALSVCKQSVSSYNHVQSPEHHIDSSAPCPPGWESHSGMLYCFKVFHNEKVLMKRSWVEADFFCQALGAQLASFHHYEEQVFVKQLLSTMFEGTEGRWFWVGLNKRDPENPGAWEWSDGSPVVTSFVEDKNEEDDRRDCAVYSDLTNAMMPRPCDTQHEWICKLSRGDQLKKPYWYTEQSEPWVFYRGAEYLLAKQPFDWDAVSLACQMMGAYLLSIHSREELHFVRERMQRLSEGPTDWWIGLSMGRTEYDASSWSDKTEIDFQNWAEKSVANGLRGEKVCVTMSSPSGKWSASKCSDHHSYICKRKTVSVVESPREPHYIGGCPEQWLYFGHKCLLLHIPAGPLEGKSWNDAQSICSSFAGSLVAVEDEIEQAYITMLLQGSSVGVWIGLRDEDTMRWTNGKSVSYTNWSPIGPKSYFTDDDLVSELTDEPLCTVLSNNHNFHLTGKWYDEKCSESGYGFVCQKPQDISKPPTHSYHHPLPDNIEYRSRSYKVVSGNMSWYEAMHMCIENDSDLASVTDAYHQAFLTVLVNRLAVSHWIGLYSQDSGINYQWSDGSDTVYTHWDAADDDFVGGECVYMDVTGGWRRADCETLLPGALCHVPPPSNKPFISSEVACPSTWVKFSHGCYNFEPVVQKLTFEESREHCRQKVNTSDVLTIESETENRFVLEQLWSLGFLHHSVWLGMYFNTDTDSMAWVDGSPMDYINWPDPAPDPRLLTTDSCVTTRVNDGAWHLSQCAQRLGFVCKTTSDVVAEVEVEPLNGLHHGVIPAAVLVAVLIFALVAGAMWFVYKRNASSFRRLPTFGSAYYRQTSSQATESDGNVLITHLEAHSGE; this comes from the exons ATGTTCGTCCAGTTGTTCCGTTTCGTCGACTCCGTGGCTCTCGTGGCGACCGTCTGTGCGGCGGCGTTGCTGGCGAGAAGCTGCGTGTGCGTgggcgaggaggacgatgagGTCCTGGAGAAGAAAGAGCTCGCGGAGTTCTACG GGAAAGGTATGTTCATCCTGGAGAGCGAGCCGCTGAGGCGCTGCATCACCGTGGACCGCTCTAACCTGGTACTGGAGGACTGTGAGCGGCCCACGCGCCGCATGCTGTGGAAGTGGGTCTCCCGACATCGCCTCTTCAATGTGGGCACCAGTACGTGCCTGGGCCTCAACATCTCTGACACTACGCAGCCTCTCGGCACGTTCGAGTGCGACACGGCCCTCCCTGTTCTGTGGTGGCGCTGCAGCGGAAACGGACTGTACGGGGCGTCCCAGTGGAAGGTGTCCGTGGCCGGACGtttggtggtggtgaagaaaaACTCCTACCACGAGTGGAAGAGGTACAACACACCCAGAGAGGGGCCGTGCTCTTATCCTTATGAAG ATATACACACGTTGTTGGGAAATGCACAAGGCATGCCCTGCTCTTTGCCctttaaatacaacaacaaatggTACTCTGAGTGCACGACTGAGGGGCGCGAGGACCACCTCCCGTGGTGTGCCACCACCACGCGCTACGACGAGGCCGAGAGATGGGGCTTCTGTCCGGTACAAG ATTCCAGTTGCGACCATTTCTGGGAGTCCAACCAGGAGCTGCGTGCGTGTTACCAGTTCAACCTAAACACCATTTTGACCTGGGGTCAGGCGCTGTTAAGCTGCCAGGCGCAAGGGGGGAATCTGCTCAGCGTCACCAGCCTGGCTGAGCAGAGGTATATCAAAG ATCGTCTTTCAAGTGTTGGTGCGATGGTGTGGATCGGGCTGAACCACCTGAAGGATGGACGGGGGTGGCAGTGGTCTGATGGAGCACCTCTCTCACTGGTCGCCCTGCTCACAG CTCTGCCTGCGAGCCCCCTGCAGGACAACAGACAGTGTGGAGTGTACAACTACGAGGGGATATGGCAGAGTATGTCCTGTGAGTCGGCTCGGCCCTACATTTGTAAGAAGACGCCTAATGACACCCGGAGAGCAGAGCCACTAG AGAGCTGGCAGTATGTCCACACAGAGTGTGCTGACGGCTGGTGGCCACATAATGGTGTCTGCTATCGGCTGCTGTCAGAGACGGCGGCGGGAACCTGGGGGGAGGCTGCCTTTGCCTGTCGCTCTCAGGGGGCAAACCTCACCAGCGTCCACTCTCTGTCCGAGGTGGAGATGCTGCTCAAGCTGCTGACTAACT TGTCTGGAGAGAGTCGGGAGGTGTGGATCGGTCTCTGGAAGCAGCCGTTGTCACCGACCGTAGAGTGGTTGGATGGATCACCAGTAACTCTCACTTTCTGGCACCAGTATCACCCTCCTCACAACCTGACGGATGCAACACACTGTGTTAAAGCTGACAAGAAG GAAGGTAACTGGCTTTTTGCGCCGTGTGATGAGCGACTGCCCGCTGTGTGTAGGAGAGAGAGCCAGAAACAGGCTCATCAGCCCGCAGCCGTGGATGAGGAATGTCCTGAG ggCTGGAAGCGACATGGCCACTCCTGCTACACTGTGACTAGCCATGAACAGAGTTATGAAGATGCTCGGAAGGGATATTACTGCACTGCTCCTCTCCTTACAGTGGAAAACAG GTTTGAGCAGGCGTTCGTCAACAGTTTGCTGAGTGAGAGCTGCACCAACAGCAGCAGGTATTACTGGATCGGCCTCATGGACGTGGAGAAGAGGGGAGAGTACATCTGGCTCCTTCCCAATAGCTCCTCACAGTCCCTTACCTTCACAAACTGGAACAAACACCAGCCAG TCAGCTCAGGTGGCTGTGTTGCCATGTCCGGCCGCAGTGCGTTGGGTCGCTGGGAAGTGAAAGACTGCAAGTCGCACAGGGCCTTGTCAGTGTGTAAGCAGAGCGTCAGCAGCTACAACCATGTCCAGTCACCAGAGCACCACATTGATAGCTCCGCCCCCTGTCCTCCAGGGTGGGAATCACATTCTGGGATGCTCTACTGTTTTAAG GTGTTCCACAATGAGAAAGTCCTGATGAAGCGGTCCTGGGTGGAAGCAGACTTCTTCTGCCAGGCCCTCGGGGCTCAGCTGGCCAGCTTCCACCACTATGAGGAGCAGGTGTTTGTTAAGCAGCTCCTCAGTACCATGTTTGAAGG aaCAGAGGGCCGCTGGTTCTGGGTGGGTTTAAATAAAAGAGATCCTGAAAACCCCGGAGCCTGGGAGTGGTCTGATGGTTCTCCC GTGGTGACGTCCTTCGTAGAGGATAAGAACGAGGAGGATGACCGGAGGGACTGTGCTGTGTACAGCGACCTGACCAACGCCATGATGCCGCGGCCCTGTGACACACAACACGAGTGGATCTGCAAGCTGTCCAGAG GTGACCAACTGAAAAAACCCTACTGGTACACGGAGC AGAGCGAGCCCTGGGTTTTTTACCGCGGAGCCGAGTACCTGCTGGCGAAGCAGCCCTTTGACTGGGACGCCGTCTCGCTGGCCTGTCAGATGATGGGGGCTTAcctgctgtccattcactccagaGAGGAGCTGCACTTTGTCAGGGAGCGCATGCAGCGG CTGTCCGAGGGCCCGACAGACTGGTGGATTGGCCTGTCCATGGGGCGGACTGAATACGatgccag caGTTGGAGCGACAAGACGGAAATAGACTTTCAGAACTGGGCAGAGAAGAGTGTTGCTAATGGCCTCAGAGGAGAAAAGGTGTGTGTCACCATGTCCTCTCCATCAG GGAAGTGGTCAGCGAGTAAATGCAGCGATCACCACAGCTACATATGCAAGAGAAAGACGGTGTCTGTGGTGGAGTCTCCCAGGGAGCCGCACTACATCGGAGGATGTCCGGAGCAATGGCTCTACTTTGGACACAAG tgtCTCCTGCTTCACATACCTGCTGGCCCACTGGAGGGAAAGAGTTGGAACGATGCCCAGtccatctgctcctccttcGCAGGCTCGCTGGTTGCCGTAGAGGACGAGATTGAACAAG CCTACATCACAATGCTGCTCCAGGGCAGCTCTGTAGGTGTGTGGATTGGTCTGCGGGATGAGGACACCATGAGATGGACCAATGGGAAATCCGTCAGCTACACCaactggtctccaattggaccAAAGAGCTACTTCACT GATGATGATTTGGTCAGTGAATTGACCGATGAGCCGTTGTGCACAGTTCTATCCAACAACCACAACTTCCACCTGACAGGGAAGTGGTACGATGAGAAGTGCAGCGAGAGTGGTTATGGCTTTGTTTGTCAGAAACCTCAAG ATATATCCAAACCCCCCACTCACTCCTATCACCACCCTCTCCCTGACAATATTGAGTACAGGAGCCGTAGCTACAAGGTTGTGTCTGGCAACATGAGCTGGTACGAGGCGATGCATATGTGCATAGAGAATGATTCTGACCTAGCGAGCGTTACCGATGCATACCACCAGGCTTTCCTTACTGTCCTTGTCAATAGATTGGCAGTCTCCCACTGGATTGGACTGTATAGTCAAGAC AGTGGCATCAATTATCAGTGGTCAGATGGCAGTgacacagtctacacacactGGGACGCGGCCGATGACGACTTTGTGGGTGGAGAGTGTGTGTACATGGACGTGACCGGAGGCTGGCGGAGAGCTGACTGTGAAACTCTGCTTCCAGGAGCCCTGTGTCATGTTCCCCCACCAA GCAATAAACCGTTCATCTCAAGCGAGGTGGCGTGTCCCTCCACGTGGGTGAAATTCAGCCACGGCTGTTACAACTTTGAGCCGGTGGTGCAAAAACTTACATTCGAAGAGTCAAGAGAACACTGTAGGCAGAAAG TCAACACCTCGGATGTGCTGACCAttgagagtgagacagagaatCGCTTTGTTCTGGAGCAGCTGTGGTCGTTGGGGTTCCTTCACCACTCTGTGTGGTTGGGGATGTACTTCAACACCGACA CCGATTCCATGGCCTGGGTGGACGGTTCACCGATGGACTACATCAACTGGCCCGACCCCGCCCCGGACCCCAGGCTGCTCACCACAGATTCTTGTGTGACCACCAGGGTGAATGACGGCGCGTGGCACCTGTCGCAGTGCGCCCAGCGGCTCGGCTTCGTCTGCAAAACCACCTCAG ATGTTGTTGCTGAGGTGGAAGTGGAACCCCTGAATG GTCTCCATCACGGCGTCATCCCCGCCGCGGTGCTGGTAGCCGTGCTGATCTTCGCCCTGGTGGCCGGAGCGATGTGGTTTGTGTACAAGAGGAACGCTTCAAGCTTCCGCCGGCTCCCTACGTTCGGCAGCGCT
- the pla2r1 gene encoding secretory phospholipase A2 receptor isoform X2 — protein sequence MFVQLFRFVDSVALVATVCAAALLARSCVCVGEEDDEVLEKKELAEFYGKGMFILESEPLRRCITVDRSNLVLEDCERPTRRMLWKWVSRHRLFNVGTSTCLGLNISDTTQPLGTFECDTALPVLWWRCSGNGLYGASQWKVSVAGRLVVVKKNSYHEWKRYNTPREGPCSYPYEDIHTLLGNAQGMPCSLPFKYNNKWYSECTTEGREDHLPWCATTTRYDEAERWGFCPVQDSSCDHFWESNQELRACYQFNLNTILTWGQALLSCQAQGGNLLSVTSLAEQRYIKDRLSSVGAMVWIGLNHLKDGRGWQWSDGAPLSLVALLTALPASPLQDNRQCGVYNYEGIWQSMSCESARPYICKKTPNDTRRAEPLESWQYVHTECADGWWPHNGVCYRLLSETAAGTWGEAAFACRSQGANLTSVHSLSEVEMLLKLLTNLSGESREVWIGLWKQPLSPTVEWLDGSPVTLTFWHQYHPPHNLTDATHCVKADKKEGNWLFAPCDERLPAVCRRESQKQAHQPAAVDEECPEGWKRHGHSCYTVTSHEQSYEDARKGYYCTAPLLTVENRFEQAFVNSLLSESCTNSSRYYWIGLMDVEKRGEYIWLLPNSSSQSLTFTNWNKHQPVSSGGCVAMSGRSALGRWEVKDCKSHRALSVCKQSVSSYNHVQSPEHHIDSSAPCPPGWESHSGMLYCFKVFHNEKVLMKRSWVEADFFCQALGAQLASFHHYEEQVFVKQLLSTMFEGTEGRWFWVGLNKRDPENPGAWEWSDGSPVVTSFVEDKNEEDDRRDCAVYSDLTNAMMPRPCDTQHEWICKLSRGDQLKKPYWYTEQSEPWVFYRGAEYLLAKQPFDWDAVSLACQMMGAYLLSIHSREELHFVRERMQRLSEGPTDWWIGLSMGRTEYDASWSDKTEIDFQNWAEKSVANGLRGEKVCVTMSSPSGKWSASKCSDHHSYICKRKTVSVVESPREPHYIGGCPEQWLYFGHKCLLLHIPAGPLEGKSWNDAQSICSSFAGSLVAVEDEIEQAYITMLLQGSSVGVWIGLRDEDTMRWTNGKSVSYTNWSPIGPKSYFTDDDLVSELTDEPLCTVLSNNHNFHLTGKWYDEKCSESGYGFVCQKPQDISKPPTHSYHHPLPDNIEYRSRSYKVVSGNMSWYEAMHMCIENDSDLASVTDAYHQAFLTVLVNRLAVSHWIGLYSQDSGINYQWSDGSDTVYTHWDAADDDFVGGECVYMDVTGGWRRADCETLLPGALCHVPPPSNKPFISSEVACPSTWVKFSHGCYNFEPVVQKLTFEESREHCRQKVNTSDVLTIESETENRFVLEQLWSLGFLHHSVWLGMYFNTDTDSMAWVDGSPMDYINWPDPAPDPRLLTTDSCVTTRVNDGAWHLSQCAQRLGFVCKTTSDVVAEVEVEPLNGLHHGVIPAAVLVAVLIFALVAGAMWFVYKRNASSFRRLPTFGSAYYRQTSSQATESDGNVLITHLEAHSGE from the exons ATGTTCGTCCAGTTGTTCCGTTTCGTCGACTCCGTGGCTCTCGTGGCGACCGTCTGTGCGGCGGCGTTGCTGGCGAGAAGCTGCGTGTGCGTgggcgaggaggacgatgagGTCCTGGAGAAGAAAGAGCTCGCGGAGTTCTACG GGAAAGGTATGTTCATCCTGGAGAGCGAGCCGCTGAGGCGCTGCATCACCGTGGACCGCTCTAACCTGGTACTGGAGGACTGTGAGCGGCCCACGCGCCGCATGCTGTGGAAGTGGGTCTCCCGACATCGCCTCTTCAATGTGGGCACCAGTACGTGCCTGGGCCTCAACATCTCTGACACTACGCAGCCTCTCGGCACGTTCGAGTGCGACACGGCCCTCCCTGTTCTGTGGTGGCGCTGCAGCGGAAACGGACTGTACGGGGCGTCCCAGTGGAAGGTGTCCGTGGCCGGACGtttggtggtggtgaagaaaaACTCCTACCACGAGTGGAAGAGGTACAACACACCCAGAGAGGGGCCGTGCTCTTATCCTTATGAAG ATATACACACGTTGTTGGGAAATGCACAAGGCATGCCCTGCTCTTTGCCctttaaatacaacaacaaatggTACTCTGAGTGCACGACTGAGGGGCGCGAGGACCACCTCCCGTGGTGTGCCACCACCACGCGCTACGACGAGGCCGAGAGATGGGGCTTCTGTCCGGTACAAG ATTCCAGTTGCGACCATTTCTGGGAGTCCAACCAGGAGCTGCGTGCGTGTTACCAGTTCAACCTAAACACCATTTTGACCTGGGGTCAGGCGCTGTTAAGCTGCCAGGCGCAAGGGGGGAATCTGCTCAGCGTCACCAGCCTGGCTGAGCAGAGGTATATCAAAG ATCGTCTTTCAAGTGTTGGTGCGATGGTGTGGATCGGGCTGAACCACCTGAAGGATGGACGGGGGTGGCAGTGGTCTGATGGAGCACCTCTCTCACTGGTCGCCCTGCTCACAG CTCTGCCTGCGAGCCCCCTGCAGGACAACAGACAGTGTGGAGTGTACAACTACGAGGGGATATGGCAGAGTATGTCCTGTGAGTCGGCTCGGCCCTACATTTGTAAGAAGACGCCTAATGACACCCGGAGAGCAGAGCCACTAG AGAGCTGGCAGTATGTCCACACAGAGTGTGCTGACGGCTGGTGGCCACATAATGGTGTCTGCTATCGGCTGCTGTCAGAGACGGCGGCGGGAACCTGGGGGGAGGCTGCCTTTGCCTGTCGCTCTCAGGGGGCAAACCTCACCAGCGTCCACTCTCTGTCCGAGGTGGAGATGCTGCTCAAGCTGCTGACTAACT TGTCTGGAGAGAGTCGGGAGGTGTGGATCGGTCTCTGGAAGCAGCCGTTGTCACCGACCGTAGAGTGGTTGGATGGATCACCAGTAACTCTCACTTTCTGGCACCAGTATCACCCTCCTCACAACCTGACGGATGCAACACACTGTGTTAAAGCTGACAAGAAG GAAGGTAACTGGCTTTTTGCGCCGTGTGATGAGCGACTGCCCGCTGTGTGTAGGAGAGAGAGCCAGAAACAGGCTCATCAGCCCGCAGCCGTGGATGAGGAATGTCCTGAG ggCTGGAAGCGACATGGCCACTCCTGCTACACTGTGACTAGCCATGAACAGAGTTATGAAGATGCTCGGAAGGGATATTACTGCACTGCTCCTCTCCTTACAGTGGAAAACAG GTTTGAGCAGGCGTTCGTCAACAGTTTGCTGAGTGAGAGCTGCACCAACAGCAGCAGGTATTACTGGATCGGCCTCATGGACGTGGAGAAGAGGGGAGAGTACATCTGGCTCCTTCCCAATAGCTCCTCACAGTCCCTTACCTTCACAAACTGGAACAAACACCAGCCAG TCAGCTCAGGTGGCTGTGTTGCCATGTCCGGCCGCAGTGCGTTGGGTCGCTGGGAAGTGAAAGACTGCAAGTCGCACAGGGCCTTGTCAGTGTGTAAGCAGAGCGTCAGCAGCTACAACCATGTCCAGTCACCAGAGCACCACATTGATAGCTCCGCCCCCTGTCCTCCAGGGTGGGAATCACATTCTGGGATGCTCTACTGTTTTAAG GTGTTCCACAATGAGAAAGTCCTGATGAAGCGGTCCTGGGTGGAAGCAGACTTCTTCTGCCAGGCCCTCGGGGCTCAGCTGGCCAGCTTCCACCACTATGAGGAGCAGGTGTTTGTTAAGCAGCTCCTCAGTACCATGTTTGAAGG aaCAGAGGGCCGCTGGTTCTGGGTGGGTTTAAATAAAAGAGATCCTGAAAACCCCGGAGCCTGGGAGTGGTCTGATGGTTCTCCC GTGGTGACGTCCTTCGTAGAGGATAAGAACGAGGAGGATGACCGGAGGGACTGTGCTGTGTACAGCGACCTGACCAACGCCATGATGCCGCGGCCCTGTGACACACAACACGAGTGGATCTGCAAGCTGTCCAGAG GTGACCAACTGAAAAAACCCTACTGGTACACGGAGC AGAGCGAGCCCTGGGTTTTTTACCGCGGAGCCGAGTACCTGCTGGCGAAGCAGCCCTTTGACTGGGACGCCGTCTCGCTGGCCTGTCAGATGATGGGGGCTTAcctgctgtccattcactccagaGAGGAGCTGCACTTTGTCAGGGAGCGCATGCAGCGG CTGTCCGAGGGCCCGACAGACTGGTGGATTGGCCTGTCCATGGGGCGGACTGAATACGatgccag TTGGAGCGACAAGACGGAAATAGACTTTCAGAACTGGGCAGAGAAGAGTGTTGCTAATGGCCTCAGAGGAGAAAAGGTGTGTGTCACCATGTCCTCTCCATCAG GGAAGTGGTCAGCGAGTAAATGCAGCGATCACCACAGCTACATATGCAAGAGAAAGACGGTGTCTGTGGTGGAGTCTCCCAGGGAGCCGCACTACATCGGAGGATGTCCGGAGCAATGGCTCTACTTTGGACACAAG tgtCTCCTGCTTCACATACCTGCTGGCCCACTGGAGGGAAAGAGTTGGAACGATGCCCAGtccatctgctcctccttcGCAGGCTCGCTGGTTGCCGTAGAGGACGAGATTGAACAAG CCTACATCACAATGCTGCTCCAGGGCAGCTCTGTAGGTGTGTGGATTGGTCTGCGGGATGAGGACACCATGAGATGGACCAATGGGAAATCCGTCAGCTACACCaactggtctccaattggaccAAAGAGCTACTTCACT GATGATGATTTGGTCAGTGAATTGACCGATGAGCCGTTGTGCACAGTTCTATCCAACAACCACAACTTCCACCTGACAGGGAAGTGGTACGATGAGAAGTGCAGCGAGAGTGGTTATGGCTTTGTTTGTCAGAAACCTCAAG ATATATCCAAACCCCCCACTCACTCCTATCACCACCCTCTCCCTGACAATATTGAGTACAGGAGCCGTAGCTACAAGGTTGTGTCTGGCAACATGAGCTGGTACGAGGCGATGCATATGTGCATAGAGAATGATTCTGACCTAGCGAGCGTTACCGATGCATACCACCAGGCTTTCCTTACTGTCCTTGTCAATAGATTGGCAGTCTCCCACTGGATTGGACTGTATAGTCAAGAC AGTGGCATCAATTATCAGTGGTCAGATGGCAGTgacacagtctacacacactGGGACGCGGCCGATGACGACTTTGTGGGTGGAGAGTGTGTGTACATGGACGTGACCGGAGGCTGGCGGAGAGCTGACTGTGAAACTCTGCTTCCAGGAGCCCTGTGTCATGTTCCCCCACCAA GCAATAAACCGTTCATCTCAAGCGAGGTGGCGTGTCCCTCCACGTGGGTGAAATTCAGCCACGGCTGTTACAACTTTGAGCCGGTGGTGCAAAAACTTACATTCGAAGAGTCAAGAGAACACTGTAGGCAGAAAG TCAACACCTCGGATGTGCTGACCAttgagagtgagacagagaatCGCTTTGTTCTGGAGCAGCTGTGGTCGTTGGGGTTCCTTCACCACTCTGTGTGGTTGGGGATGTACTTCAACACCGACA CCGATTCCATGGCCTGGGTGGACGGTTCACCGATGGACTACATCAACTGGCCCGACCCCGCCCCGGACCCCAGGCTGCTCACCACAGATTCTTGTGTGACCACCAGGGTGAATGACGGCGCGTGGCACCTGTCGCAGTGCGCCCAGCGGCTCGGCTTCGTCTGCAAAACCACCTCAG ATGTTGTTGCTGAGGTGGAAGTGGAACCCCTGAATG GTCTCCATCACGGCGTCATCCCCGCCGCGGTGCTGGTAGCCGTGCTGATCTTCGCCCTGGTGGCCGGAGCGATGTGGTTTGTGTACAAGAGGAACGCTTCAAGCTTCCGCCGGCTCCCTACGTTCGGCAGCGCT